In a single window of the Ignavibacteria bacterium genome:
- a CDS encoding branched-chain amino acid transaminase — translation MPVKKVEKIWMNGKHINWDDAKVHVLSHVLHYGSSFFEGIRCYKTKQGPAVFRLSEHVTRLIHSARVFRAEIPYTHDEIFEAIVDTIKINELENCYIRPIAYRGYEDLNVNPLKNPVELTIAAYEWGSYLGQGAHESGIDVCVSSWRRSTPDTTPTMAKIGGAYMNSQLIKMEAIVNGFSEGIALDVNGYIGEGSGENLFIVQDGILYTPGIHNGILSGITRKSIMTLAKDLGFEVKEGSLMREMLYMADEIFFCGTAAEITPIRSVDKMIVGNGMPGKITKQMQEAFFDVVKEGNDKYGWLTFLDGKERILNMKQVK, via the coding sequence ATGCCGGTAAAAAAAGTTGAAAAAATATGGATGAATGGGAAGCACATCAACTGGGATGATGCTAAGGTTCACGTACTCTCACATGTTTTACATTACGGTTCATCGTTCTTTGAAGGTATAAGATGCTATAAAACAAAACAGGGTCCTGCTGTATTCAGGCTGAGCGAACACGTTACAAGGCTTATTCACTCCGCCAGGGTATTCAGGGCTGAAATACCATACACACACGACGAGATATTTGAAGCGATAGTTGATACTATCAAAATAAATGAGCTTGAAAACTGTTATATCCGCCCGATAGCATACAGGGGCTATGAAGACCTGAATGTAAACCCGCTTAAGAATCCCGTTGAGCTTACAATTGCAGCCTACGAATGGGGCTCATACTTAGGCCAGGGCGCTCACGAAAGCGGTATAGACGTATGTGTATCTTCCTGGAGGAGAAGCACCCCTGATACGACTCCTACTATGGCTAAAATAGGCGGCGCTTATATGAACAGCCAGCTTATTAAGATGGAAGCCATTGTAAACGGCTTCAGCGAAGGAATCGCGCTGGATGTGAACGGTTATATCGGCGAAGGTTCAGGCGAGAACCTGTTCATAGTGCAGGATGGTATCTTATACACACCGGGTATCCATAACGGCATACTCAGCGGTATTACAAGGAAATCCATAATGACACTTGCCAAGGATCTGGGATTTGAGGTAAAAGAAGGCAGCTTAATGAGAGAAATGCTCTACATGGCAGATGAGATATTCTTCTGCGGAACCGCTGCTGAAATTACACCGATCCGTTCAGTTGATAAGATGATAGTCGGCAACGGAATGCCCGGCAAGATAACAAAACAGATGCAGGAAGCATTCTTTGACGTGGTAAAAGAAGGCAATGATAAATACGGATGGCTTACTTTTCTTGACGG